GCGATTGAACTAGAACCAGGGTCGTTACTAATTATTAATAACCACTTATCCGCTCACGGAAGAGCACCATTTACTCCTACCTTTAACAATAAAGATCGTGAACTACATAGAGTCTACCTCATTGACGATGTAAATAAATTTGGAAAAAACTATAATGCTAGTAACCGTCGTATTGAAGGATTCTAGTAGCTTAGTTTAATATAAAATTGAGGAGGATATAAAAGGTGGATATAATAAAGAAGATTATCAAGAAATATGAATCTAAAACTCCTGAATTGAATGAATTAGTCAAGGATGTCTCCCAAATTAAAATTTCAATAGAAGACATTAAAAAATATATGAGTGAAGTACCTAACACTTTTCAAGGAAACTATTACAGAAACAAAATAGGAACAAGTCAAATTGGTGCCTTAATTATGACATGGTTTAAAGGTTCAGATATTCATATTCATGATGATTCTGCTGTTATTTATGTGTTATCTGGGAGCTTGATAAATATTAAGTATACTCTTAGTAATAAAAGTTTATTGGTTAAGGACATTACAATAGCTCAACCAGGAGAGATGATCTTTGAGGAAAAAGGATTAATTCATCAAATCATTCCTGCTAGGATACATAATGATCCTTGCCTATCCGCTCATTTTTACTTCCCGCCTAAACAAAATTTAGAGGGAACAAAAATAATAGATCCAAGTTGTAGACGTATTATCACTCTGTCTTCTAATGCTAAAGAAGCGTGTATTCCTTCAAATACTGAAGAAATATTAAAAGTACAAGAAAATGTGTTTAACAAAACTAATTTCTCAATCTTTAAATACTTATTTCAAGAGCAAGAAATTGCTTCTACCCCTTTGACGCGACAATAAAAAGAACAAATGTACTATATGCATTTGTTCTTTTATCGTTTACTCCATGATTAATGCATTTGTGGGAGGGCAAAATCTATGGAAGATATTAGCTTAGTTATATTAACTTTTTTAATTTTTGCTGGATTTGCTGCAGCTTTTATTGATGCTGTAGTAGGTGGTGGGGGCCTTATTTCGATTCCTGCTTTATTATTTACTGGACTCTCTCCTTCTGTTGCTTTAGGAACTAACAAGTTAGCTGCTACTATGGGCGCTCTGACGAGTACTATTAACTTTCTTCGATCGGGAAAAATCAACAAAAAATTAGTTGTGAAATTATTACCTCTCTCTATAATAGGATCAGGGATTGGTGTATATGTTGTTCAGTTAATACCGCCTGAATTTCTAAAGCCTATTATTTTAACACTCTTAATCCTTGTTACTATCTATACAATTATAAAAAAGGACTGGGGAATGAAATCCACATTTAAGAAATTATCGATGAAAATGACGATTTTCATTGTTTTAGCTACACTAATTCTAGGGTTTTATGACGGATTTCTAGGAGCTGGAACAGGTTCTTTTCTTATTTTTTCCTTTTTACTTTTAGGCTTTGACTTTGTTGAATCAGCCGGAAATGCCAAAGTTTTAAATTTTGGTAGTAATCTTGCTGCTCTAATTACGTTTATTCTATTTAATTCAGTTAACTTCTACTATGGAATTCCTATGGGGATAGCTATGGTACTAGGAGCGTTCGTGGGATCTCGAGTAGCAATAAAAAGCGGAGCTGCTTATGTTAAGGTTTTATTTATTGCCATTACTGTAGTGTTGATCGGAAAAAGCGTCTGGGATTATATACAGAAGCAAATTTAATAATTTTATGATTGGGGAGGACATATAATGCTAAACAATAATTCAGTTATAGGATTTATCGGTACAGGTGTTATGGGGAAAAGTATGGCTAATCATTTATTGGAAGCCGGTTATAAAGTTCTTGTTTATAATAGAACACCATCTCGTACAAAAGAATTACGGGAAAAAGGTGCTATCTTAAAAGATACTATAGCTGATCTATCTATTGAATCAGACGTTATCATTACAATGGTTGGCTATCCTAGAGAGGTAGAACAAATATATTTAGATGAACAAGGAATATTAGATCATGCGAAAGAGGGCACATATCTTATTGATATGACAACTTCTAGTCCAATCTTAGCTCAAAAGTTTTTTGAAGAAGCGGAAAAAAAGGGGCTTCATGCATTAGATGCTCCTGTATCAGGTGGAGACATTGGGGCAAGAGAAGCGAATTTAACGATTATGGTTGGCGGGGAAGAAGAGGACTTTAATATCGTATACCCTATTCTTAAGTTAATGGGTACGAATATTGTTTTACAAGGAAAAGCTGGTGCTGGCCAGCACACTAAAATGTGCAATCAAATTGCTATTGCCTCTAATATGATCGGCGTATGTGAAGCAATGGTGTATGCGGAAGAAGCAGGATTGAACCCGGAAACTGTTTTAAAAAGCATTGGAGCAGGAGCCGCTGGGAGCTGGTCTTTAAGTAATCTAGCTCCACGAATGATTAATGGGGATTTTGAGCCTGGTTTCTATATTAAGCATTTCATTAAAGATATGAAAATAGCTCTTGAATGTGCTAGGGAAATGAATTTAGATACACCGGGTTTAAAATTAGCCAAATCATTATATGATGAGCTTGAAAACAAAGGTGAAGAGAATAGTGGAACACAGGCATTATTTAAGTTATTAGGTAAAAAATTATCAAAAGCTTAATTATTTACTAAACTTCTAATTCGATATTTTATAAAGTCAATAAATCGACCGAATGATAAGATTTGTTTTTTTAAAAATTTTTAAGACTGCTAGAAGCTCTTGTAGGTACTGATTTTTTTCAGCGCCTTATGATTCCTCCTTCGAAAATAGAAAGATTATCAGGGGAAGCAACTACGTTAGATGCAGCACGTATGAAAGAGCTAGAACCCAATAAACGATATACATTAGCAGTCGCTTTACTTTGTACTCAGTTTGCAAAAACATTAGATGATATTGGGGAGATGTTTACGAAACGAGTGGCAATAGTTGAGCAAAAAGCAGAAAAGTCACTGGTTGATTTGAAAGAGAAGAGAGAAAAGCAGGCAGATAGTTTAATTGCTACCCTGCGTGATACAGTAGTTGCTTACCAATTTGGAGGATCAATAGAACAACGGCTAAAAGCATTAGAGAAAATGATTGGTGGTAATCGTGGTCAACATGTCTTAGAAAACTGCGAAAATCATTTGGCTTATACTGGAAACGCTAGAGTTGAAAGCAACCACCAAAAATAAAGGATTAGAAGATACGATTACCTTTTTAAAAATAAAAAGTCAGAATGGATTCCAATCACTCGGGTGAATAAAAAAGGAAATAGCAAAGATGATTGGGAGTGAATTCCTCTAGTCGATCTGTCTTGGGTTCCAGAGGGATGGTGGTGATGGATTAGTCCTCATCGACGAAGAAGCATATATCCCAAAAAGATTAATCGGCGACACTTTGAGGCTTGTGTATTTTATCAGATTCGAAATGAGTTAAAATCAGGCGATCTTTGTATAGAAGGAAGTGAAAAATACGCAGATTACCGAAAACAACTAGTGTCGTGGGAGGAGTATCAAGAAAATTTACATACATTTTGCGAACAAGCTGGGCTTCCAACGAATGCTCAAGCCTACCTAAGCTTTTTTATGAGTGGCCCAAAAAAGAAAGAATCGTTGCCGTACCCCTATAAAGAAGGGATTGTGGAGGTTCCAGTTATTCGATTGTAACCAATCCGTATAGTAATCAGTCTTTTTATAAGATTGATAGAAATATAACTACATATGGATTTAAGAAATTTGCTATTGTAAATGCTTTTCGATATGGTGGTAAAGCCTTGAGCATTGTTTTAGATGTCGTTCCCCCTGCTACTGCTAAATATATTAGAAAGAATACTGGTAAAATAGCTAACGCAATTGATAAAGCTAGCTCATTACTTCATGGTGAAATCTATCAAGCTCTATTAAGTGCAGGTGTCCCGACGTCTATTGCTAGAAATATTGCTTGGGCTATCGATGCCTTCTTGTTGTAAAAGATAGGAGTGATTAAAACTGCAAAGTGAAGATAAAGCTAAGCTTCAATCAGTGGGAGTTTTCCATCATCCCCCACTGATTGTTCGTTTAACTTATCGGACCTTTAGGGGCAGTTTATCCCCCACCTAAACTTTTCGATCTTCTTAAGTTTTGAGGTGGGGGTTTTACTGCCCCTTAAGAGTGGGATAAAAAATATCAAAAATTAAGAGACGAAATAGAAAAACTCAAATTTCATAACAACTCTATTTTGACATTATTAGGGTTACTCCATGAAGAAGAAATGAAAAAGCCCACCATCTATGAGACAGTGGTTTTATACGATCTATCAAAAAACGATTTGAGAGAATTAAAAACGTTAATCATGAATTATAATGGAAATAATTTCGCTTTGGAGCAAAAAGCGTTATTGATTAATCCTGTTTTTACTAGGGATAATTTAATATTTATTATTAAGTCGTTTGTAAATACCGATATGTTCGTAAAACAGGGTAATGACATATTAAGCAATTATCAACCAACAAAATATTAGATATTGAAACCTCCGTATTACCTTTTCGGCCAATACGGGTTTTTTTCTTCATTTATTGGGCAAATGCTGTCGCACTGTTTAGTTACCCTTTTTTATAAATCTACCTCTAGCAACGGAATTAACTTTTGTAAAGAGATCGGAAAGATTTGGGCCTACTAGATAAAATTCATCTTCAATGTCAGGTAAATGCCTCATATTTTTCTTATTGTTCTTTTTCTTTTGGCGCTTTCTCCTAGAACCTATCTCCTTCCTATTTCAATATCTTTTTAAATTCCATTGACTAACCTTCGACCCTCATTGACCGCGAAAATACCTGTATTTGTACTCGTCGTGCCTTTTTCCTCAAAATGTATGTCGCTCCCTCTACCTGAGAGTTAGCCCCCTGAGACTCATAATTACCTCTAAGGAGATCGAATGAAAATACCGATACGACAATCAAAAAGGCATCGGCATTAAATAACCCATTCGAGAAAGCCACAAAGTCAATTGTTCCTTCTCCGATATCGCTCCCAAGCATATTTTTCGTAGTGACTAGACCTTTTCCTGTAATCCCGTTGAGTCCGCCATTGTGGAATCGCTTCACGGCCTCGCGGTGAATCATATCGAGGAAAGCGCCTTTCGCGAACATCAACTCGTACTGAGCACTTTCACCTTCTTTTGCTACGTACGCATGTTCGAATAAAATCTCTACATGTACCGAGCGCTCAAAATTATGGAATGTGACAATGTGTGGCTGCCCTTCGTTTAAATATTTCTGGAGGTATATTTTGGAGTGGTGTATGTACTCTCCAATTGGTAAAGCTGGCGCCATATCTACCTTTACTTTTAATTTACCTGAAGCCGGTAGACTTCCGTTTTTCTCATAGAATTCGTACAAGCGAGCGGCAGCAATCGTTCCAAGACCAAAAACACCAGAAAGATCCACCTCTGCTTTTCCAGTACGAGCAAACACATCAAACTCCTCTAGGTTTAACCCTGATTTCAGAGTACGTTCTCCGAAGAATCGCCTTTCCGTTGAACGGAGGAGCGGACTAGAGAAACTTAAGTCCATCTGATTGATAATATCAGCGCCTATCTCTTCGTCTCCAATGGGGGTATGGTGAGCCGTATTGAACTGTTGTACGGCGATAGATGGGAAGACCCTCTCTATTGACATACCCCATTAGGCAGGAGACCACTTCGATTTTAAAAATAGTAAACAAGTTGCTTTTAATATCTTGCTAAATAGTAATAATTACGATATGATGTAAATCGTAATAATTACTAAAGAGGAGGATCACCTTGAAAACATTTAAACTATTCTCACATATAAAGAGTCATATTTTTTCCCTTCTTACGTTGTTTATCGTGATTGGTATATTAGGAGGATGCGGAGATGCCACATCTTCTTCAAACGAGGGGAATGATGAAGATAAGCATCTTCATTTCCTATATAATTTCTCTACAAATTCGTTGGACCCACATGTTGATACGAGTTATGTGCCATTAAGAGCAGGGATTACAGAAACGTTAGTTCGATTAGATGAGGAAAATTTAGCAGTTGAACCGTGGCTAGCAGAAGATTGGGAGGGGGAAGATGGTGTTAATTGGATCATTCACCTTCGTGAAGATGTGACGTTTCATAATGGAACAGAGATGGATGCGGAGGCTGTCAAAGCTTCGTTGGAAAGAGCCATTACCGAAAACATTGCCATGGACAATGCACTGAAAATAGATCATATCGAAGCAGATGGTTACACGTTAGAAATCACCACAACTGAACCATTTCCGGAGTTTATTTCAGAACTTGTTAATCCAAATGTAGCGATTATTGATGTGACAGAAGACGATATTTTAAACCATCCAATCGGGACAGGCCCGTTTGTACTTGAGACATTTGTCCAAGGAAGTCGCCTTGATTTGAGGCGTTATGATGATTATTGGGATGGTGCTTCTAACTTGGATAGCGTGATTTTTTCGTTTAACGAAGATGCTAATGCCCGCTCCCTTGCTTTAAGATCAGGAAGGGTTGACATTGTTTATCGTCCAGAAGTTGAGAGTTTGGATACATTAAGAGAAATAGACGGTCTGCAAGTAGAGTCAACCGCTACGTTTCGAGTCCATCAAATGACGATGAACATGCAACGGGAGAGTTTGCAAGATGTGAATGTTCGACGTGCAATTGATGCGTTAATTGATAGAGAAGACATTGTCGATTCTATTTTACTAGGCCATGGGGAAGTGGCAGTTGGGCCTTTTCTACCTAGTCTTCCATTTGCGCCAACTTACGAAGAGCAGCCAACAGGTTCTGATGCGGCGGTCGCGTATTTAGAGGAAGCAGGTTATACCCTTGAGGATGGTACGATGCAAAAAGATGGCGAACCACTTACCTTAACACTTTTAACATACCCATCAAGAGCAGATCTTCCGTTAATTGCCCAAGTGTTTCAATCCGATGCGAAACAAATTGGTATTGAGGTGGAGATTAAGCAGATCGACACTCCAGAAGAATATATGGCATCAAATCGTGATTGGGATATTGCGACGTACAGTAATTTAACTGCTCCCCGTGGAGATGCTGGTTACTATTTAAATGCAACATATCATCCCACAGGTGCCCTCAACTTTAGTGGCGCTGAAGAAGCAGAACTTACAGCACTTATTGATGAACTCAACCAAACAGTTGATTATGATGAAAGAGCGATCCTTGCTGAGGAAGCAGCGGAGTATGTTTATGAGAACGTCATTAACTCATTTGTGTTACATCCCTCCACCATTGTGGCATACAACGAGAACAAAGTAGACAATTGGGTGACAACTCGTAGCGAATATTATATGATTACAAACCAATTGGATGTGAAGTGACGTGTTACACATAATCACTCGCAAATTTCTTGAAGTCTTTTTTTTCATAGTACTCATTACATTTGCTAGTTTTGTATTTGTTCGCTTAGCTCCTGGTGATCCCGTTCTAACCATCCTAAATGTAGATGAATTATCCATTAGTCAGGAACAAGTGGAACAGTTAAGAGAGGATATGGGATTTAATAAGCCGCTGCTCGTACAATACGGGCATTGGCTTATTAACTTTGTTCAACTTGATTTTGGGGCGTCCTATGTCACTGGCCAGCCTGTCATGGAAATGATCATGCAAGGCCTTCCTGCCACGCTTGAATTAACGTTAGGCGCTTTGATCGTTATGTTAGTGATAGCTATTCCACTTGGTTCTTTGTCTGCCCTTTATCGGAACAGTTGGATCGATCAAATTAGTCGGACGCTTTCCATTATCGGGGCAGCTGTACCAAGCTTTTGGTTAGGTCTTATTTTAATTGATTTATTTAGTGTTCGGGTGAATTGGCTTCCTAGTATGGGCAAAGGGGGGCTAGATACGTTAATTTTGCCTGCAGTAACACTCGGTTTAGCTATTTCAAGTGTGTATGTTCGCTTACTTCGGTCTAGTTTACTGGAGTCACTTAATCAGGAGTTTATTCGAGCAGGGAGAGCGAGAGGGCTATCAGAGTGTCGTATTTTTTTCACCCACGCTTTTCGCCACAGTTTGCCACCGGTGATCACTGTTTTTGGTGTGAGTATTGGAAGCCTAATCGGAGGCGTAGTCGTCATAGAAGTGTTATTTGCCTATCCAGGGATCGGTAAAATGGTCGTTGATGCCATTCGCCAGCGTGATTATCCTCTTATTCAAGGCTATATATTAGTGATGGCTATTATTGTTTTTATTGTCAATACGTGTGTTGATTTGTCATATCGCTATTTAAATCCAGAGCTAAAACTGAAAGAAAGAGAGACAAGCCGATGAAGAGGTT
The Salipaludibacillus sp. LMS25 DNA segment above includes these coding regions:
- a CDS encoding TSUP family transporter; protein product: MEDISLVILTFLIFAGFAAAFIDAVVGGGGLISIPALLFTGLSPSVALGTNKLAATMGALTSTINFLRSGKINKKLVVKLLPLSIIGSGIGVYVVQLIPPEFLKPIILTLLILVTIYTIIKKDWGMKSTFKKLSMKMTIFIVLATLILGFYDGFLGAGTGSFLIFSFLLLGFDFVESAGNAKVLNFGSNLAALITFILFNSVNFYYGIPMGIAMVLGAFVGSRVAIKSGAAYVKVLFIAITVVLIGKSVWDYIQKQI
- a CDS encoding NAD(P)-dependent oxidoreductase, whose translation is MLNNNSVIGFIGTGVMGKSMANHLLEAGYKVLVYNRTPSRTKELREKGAILKDTIADLSIESDVIITMVGYPREVEQIYLDEQGILDHAKEGTYLIDMTTSSPILAQKFFEEAEKKGLHALDAPVSGGDIGAREANLTIMVGGEEEDFNIVYPILKLMGTNIVLQGKAGAGQHTKMCNQIAIASNMIGVCEAMVYAEEAGLNPETVLKSIGAGAAGSWSLSNLAPRMINGDFEPGFYIKHFIKDMKIALECAREMNLDTPGLKLAKSLYDELENKGEENSGTQALFKLLGKKLSKA
- the nikA gene encoding nickel ABC transporter substrate-binding protein; translated protein: MIGILGGCGDATSSSNEGNDEDKHLHFLYNFSTNSLDPHVDTSYVPLRAGITETLVRLDEENLAVEPWLAEDWEGEDGVNWIIHLREDVTFHNGTEMDAEAVKASLERAITENIAMDNALKIDHIEADGYTLEITTTEPFPEFISELVNPNVAIIDVTEDDILNHPIGTGPFVLETFVQGSRLDLRRYDDYWDGASNLDSVIFSFNEDANARSLALRSGRVDIVYRPEVESLDTLREIDGLQVESTATFRVHQMTMNMQRESLQDVNVRRAIDALIDREDIVDSILLGHGEVAVGPFLPSLPFAPTYEEQPTGSDAAVAYLEEAGYTLEDGTMQKDGEPLTLTLLTYPSRADLPLIAQVFQSDAKQIGIEVEIKQIDTPEEYMASNRDWDIATYSNLTAPRGDAGYYLNATYHPTGALNFSGAEEAELTALIDELNQTVDYDERAILAEEAAEYVYENVINSFVLHPSTIVAYNENKVDNWVTTRSEYYMITNQLDVK
- the nikB gene encoding nickel ABC transporter permease, whose product is MLHIITRKFLEVFFFIVLITFASFVFVRLAPGDPVLTILNVDELSISQEQVEQLREDMGFNKPLLVQYGHWLINFVQLDFGASYVTGQPVMEMIMQGLPATLELTLGALIVMLVIAIPLGSLSALYRNSWIDQISRTLSIIGAAVPSFWLGLILIDLFSVRVNWLPSMGKGGLDTLILPAVTLGLAISSVYVRLLRSSLLESLNQEFIRAGRARGLSECRIFFTHAFRHSLPPVITVFGVSIGSLIGGVVVIEVLFAYPGIGKMVVDAIRQRDYPLIQGYILVMAIIVFIVNTCVDLSYRYLNPELKLKERETSR